The following are encoded in a window of Haliaeetus albicilla chromosome 1, bHalAlb1.1, whole genome shotgun sequence genomic DNA:
- the SPCS3 gene encoding signal peptidase complex subunit 3, protein MNTVLSRANSLFAFSLSVMAALTFGCFITTAFKERSVPVSIAVSRVTLKNVEDFTGPRERSDLGFVTFDITADLQSIFDWNVKQLFLYLSAEYSTKNNALNQVVLWDKIMLRGDNPRLFLKDMKSKYFFFDDGNGLKGNRNVTLTLSWNVVPNAGILPLVTGSGHVSVPFPDTYETTKSY, encoded by the exons ATGAACACGGTGCTGTCGCGGGCCAACTCGCTCTTCGCCTTCTCTTTGAGCGTGATGGCGGCGCTCACCTTCGGCTGCTTCATCACCACCGCCTTCAAGGAGCGGAGCGTGCCCGTCAGCATCGCCGTGTCCCGGGTCACGCT AAAAAATGTAGAAGATTTCACTGGACCTAGAGAAAGAAGTGATCTGGGATTCGTCACATTTGACATTACTGCAG ATCTGCAGAGTATATTTGACTGGAATGTTAAACAATTGTTTCTATATTTGTCTGCAGAATATTCAACAAAAAACAAT GCTCTAAACCAGGTGGTTCTTTGGGACAAGATCATGTTGAGAGGAGATAACCCAAGGTTGTTCTTAAAAGACATGAAgtcaaagtactttttttttgatGATGGAAATGGTCTCAA GGGAAACAGGAACGTCACTTTGACTCTCTCCTGGAATGTTGTACCAAACGCTGGTATTCTACCTCTTGTAACAGGATCAGGACATGTGTCTGTACCTTTCCCAGATACCtatgaaacaacaaaaagttaTTAA